The Podospora pseudocomata strain CBS 415.72m chromosome 1 map unlocalized CBS415.72m_1, whole genome shotgun sequence genome has a segment encoding these proteins:
- a CDS encoding uncharacterized protein (EggNog:ENOG503P2IV) — protein MSEAQYDNPAALVAGTVSMQLVTTACIGLRFYSRRWKRQRIITSDWLVLAAYVFGTGLSVMMLYGISQKAIGYPLGGTIEDPAAVNNRLNKAKHMELSCLLLGIVALGLIKLSIAFLYWHLFAKVMFRRFLIFWMVILVLWILGFVLAGLLECGTHLTAIFGTPQDYIDHCGAAIPAGYGMIGSDILTDVITLLIPIPVIVKLQMNKRTRILTLLVFSIGVLCVVASVLKAWIYITGSLGRWSMDAISALSGIAIWNLVEVQVGIVAACGPPLRAIMSRLLPIEAATISLLSLLGVSRLSSSKSDTLPSFVRRPSKIDPEDNQGSPIKGTSTRSTDTAVDHDENDLGPWDQPVPVVRVASKGRGGDV, from the exons ATGAGTGAGGCTCAATATGACAACCCTGCAGCCCTTGTGGCCGGCACAGTGAGCATGCAGCTGGTGACCACCGCCTGCATAGGACTGAGATTCTACTCCAGAAGATGGAAACGTCAAAGAATCATCACCAGCGACTGGCTTGTCCTCGCCGCTTATGTCTTTGGCACAGGCCTGAGTGTCATGATGCTCTATGGCATCTCCCAAAAAGCCATAGGATATCCCCTCGGTGGAACAATCGAAGACCCGGCTGCGGTCAACAATAGACTCAACAAGGCCAAACAT ATGGAGCTATCAtgtctcctcctcggcatcgtcgCCCTCGGCTTGATCAAGCTCTCCATCGCCTTCCTCTACTGGCACCTTTTCGCAAAAGTTATGTTCCGCCGGTTTCTCATATTCTGGATGGTTATCCTAGTCCTCTGGATCCTCGGCTTCGTATTAGCCGGCCTCCTGGAATGCGGTACACACCTCACTGCCATCTTCGGTACTCCACAAGACTATATCGACCACTGCGGCGCTGCTATCCCTGCTGGATATGGCATGATCGGATCAGACATTCTGACTGACGTTATTACCCTGTTGATTCCAATTCCTGTCATTGTGAAACTGCAGATGAACAAACGGACGAGAATACTCACTCTGCTGGTCTTCTCCATTGGTGTACT ATGCGTCGTAGCTTCGGTCCTCAAAGCCTGGATTTACATCACCGGCTCTCTCGGTCGATGGTCAATGGATGCCATCT CCGCCCTCAGTGGTATCGCCATCTGGAATCTCGTCGAGGTCCAAGTCGGCATCGTTGCCGCCTGCGGTCCTCCCCTGCGTGCGATCATGTCACGCCTTCTGCCGATTGAAGCAGCGACTATCTCCCTCCTGTCTCTTCTGGGCGTCTCGAGGCTTTCGTCAAGCAAATCGGATACTCTTCCGAGCTTTGTCAGGAGACCTTCGAAGATTGACCCTGAGGACAATCAGGGCAGTCCCATCAAGGGAACTTCGACGAGGAGCACAGATACTGCTGTTGACCATGACGAGAACGATTTAGGCCCTTGGGATCAGCCTGTGCCTGTTGTTCGTGTGGCCTCgaaagggagaggtggtgatgtttga
- a CDS encoding uncharacterized protein (COG:S; EggNog:ENOG503NUFM) produces the protein MKQAIHSFSFQRLCSCLFLSSSHAFPMPPRTLSLDLGRTSNYVCKSCLAHLRPVTNQPPQWLARQASTARSLRSRTRKPATELKDKDPDPAEIQRMLAEDLFNGSAAQSNLDIKYFSENIKTSERKSLQTNEEFSEDSTGLDHEVLTSIEDLERRMLDTLKLINTMEKEGKKEKAAQLRKQFKTTIRAQYKGKVGPEGEAYGVLRIKGFSGPRYRVVEDLNIFLAREKVLEKGVPSHKDLAECWKFYSSARKTLALDWAKVPREVWDFLFMVLSFDSRDNPNRMQHTYVLAKDMQAAKVPLSDSQQLLAIEAMFIEGWEIEAIDAWKKAVITIGSNKETFTPYYELGVRMCALHGDVERAQQAADTLLRSSHPPSPRIIIPIVRALAAKKSMLDEAWERYQDMRTLLGGSMTIEDYDEIIGSFLTVGAVEQGLQAFVDMMFSEAIDIRGRDRLPMVVGNHFFTGKWLKRLIGAGDLDGAYKVVTYLQKKGIITAPVQLNGLIAAWMRSGAAENLEKADKVAWQMIQARLDFVELRKRESIANGNLTLYNPKPNAINEKQELKNEVEPKCLTRATAETFSLLAENYCSRRLHERLEELFRVLDQAEIMPTTFLMNQLIRSYSQANETKKALNLYSRLADEIGVQPDGHTFLTMFNSLSVNRLIKRIPTFTEHDIASARKFFKDMVETRWEFDTPELFGQLPRTILFSMFKAKDWVGAIVACRAMRRIFGFHPTDALLVELMSGIGSLQVKTKRNTLRLTEGARIIENFKHGYRKDLIKQGHPGEEMTPEELVEENHAVFEQIVYRKAKVRQVVPEDLNKWVGEVSKEMGVYDIVVKADQEAISECMKFDKQAIMG, from the coding sequence ATGAAGCAGGCAAtccattctttttctttccagaGACTTTGTTCTTGTTTGTTCCTCTCAAGTAGCCACGCCTTCCCGATGCCTCCTAGAACCCTTTCCCTCGATCTCGGTCGAACGAGCAACTATGTTTGCAAATCATGTCTCGCCCACTTGCGCCCAGtgaccaaccaacccccgcaATGGCTAGCAAGACAGGCCTCAACGGCCAGAAGCCTTCGATCCCGAACGAGAAAACCGGCAACCGAACTAAAAGACAAGGACCCTGATCCCGCCGAGATCCAGCGAATGTTGGCCGAGGACTTGTTCAATGGGTCCGCAGCGCAGTCGAACCTCGATATCAAGTACTTCTCAGAAAACATCAAGACTAGCGAGCGCAAGTCTTTACAGACCAATGAAGAGTTTAGTGAGGACAGCACCGGGCTTGACCATGAAGTCCTCACTTCTATCGAAGATCTTGAAAGGCGAATGCTGGACACGTTGAAGTTAATCAACACGATGGAAAAGGAgggaaagaaggaaaaggctgcCCAGCTCAGGAAACAGTTCAAGACAACAATTCGAGCACAGTACAAGGGCAAAGTTGGACCCGAGGGTGAGGCATATGGAGTGCTTCGTATTAAAGGATTTTCCGGTCCAAGATAcagggtggtggaagacCTCAACATCTTTCTCGCACGGGAAAAGGTGTTGGAAAAGGGCGTGCCTTCACACAAGGACCTTGCCGAGTGTTGGAAGTTCTATTCATCAGCGCGGAAGACACTTGCCCTAGACTGGGCGAAGGTTCCGCGGGAGGTCTGGGACTTTCTGTTTATGGTCCTGTCCTTTGACAGCCGTGACAATCCCAACCGCATGCAACATACTTACGTGCTGGCAAAGGATATGCAGGCTGCCAAAGTACCCTTGAGCGACTCGCAACAGCTCTTGGCCATTGAAGCCATGTTCATTGAGGGGTGGGAAATCGAGGCTATCGATGCATGGAAAAAGGCTGTCATCACGATTGGGTCAAACAAGGAGACTTTCACGCCTTACTATGAGCTCGGAGTACGGATGTGCGCGCTCCACGGAGATGTTGAACGAGCGCAGCAGGCAGCAGATACGCTCCTCCGGTCGTCACATCCACCAAGTCCTCGAATTATCATCCCCATAGTACGAGCACTGGCAGCCAAAAAGTCAATGCTCGATGAAGCATGGGAACGTTACCAGGATATGCGCACGCTTCTTGGAGGCAGCATGACGATAGAGGACTACGATGAAATCATTGGCTCGTTCCTGACTGTCGGTGCGGTCGAACAAGGCCTTCAGGCTTTTGTCGACATGATGTTCTCCGAGGCGATCGATATTCGGGGAAGGGACCGCTTACCAATGGTGGTTGGCAACCACTTCTTCACCGGGAAGTGGCTCAAGAGACTTATAGGAGCGGGCGACCTCGACGGCGCTTACAAAGTGGTAACCTACCTGCAGAAAAAGGGCATCATCACAGCGCCTGTCCAACTCAATGGTCTCATCGCCGCGTGGATGAGGTCAGGGGCCGCTGAGAACCTGGAAAAGGCCGACAAAGTGGCATGGCAGATGATCCAAGCCCGCCTGGACTTTGTCGAGCTGCGAAAGCGAGAGTCTATCGCGAACGGCAACCTCACACTCTACAATCCCAAACCTAATGCCATAAACGAGAAACAAGAACTAAAAAACGAAGTCGAGCCCAAGTGCCTGACAAGGGCAACGGCGGAAACTTTCTCTCTGCTCGCGGAAAATTACTGCTCTCGCAGGCTTCACGAACgtctggaggagctgttcaGGGTGCTCGACCAAGCAGAGATTATGCCAACAACCTTCCTCATGAACCAGCTCATCCGCTCGTACTCCCAGGCGAATGAAACCAAAAAGGCGCTGAACTTGTACAGCAGGTTGGCAGATGAGATTGGTGTTCAGCCAGATGGGCACACGTTCCTGACCATGTTCAACTCGTTGTCTGTCAACCGGCTTATTAAGCGCATTCCCACCTTTACTGAACACGACATCGCCAGCGCGAGGAAATTTTTCAAGGATATGGTGGAGACCAGGTGGGAATTCGACACCCCGGAGCTCTTTGGCCAGTTGCCTAGGACGATCCTGTTCAGCATGTTCAAAGCCAAGGACTGGGTTGGCGCCATCGTTGCCTGTCGGGCAATGAGGCGCATTTTCGGCTTCCATCCTACAGACGCTCTTCTTGTCGAGCTGATGTCAGGTATTGGCTCCTTGCAGGTCAAGACGAAGAGGAACACGCTCCGTCTGACGGAGGGGGCCCGCATTATCGAGAACTTTAAGCACGGTTATCGGAAAGACCTGATCAAGCAAGGGCATCCGGGAGAGGAGATGACGCCTgaggagctggttgaggAGAATCATGCTGTGTTTGAACAGATTGTTTATAGGAAAGCCAAGGTGAGGCAGGTCGTGCCGGAGGATTTGAACaagtgggttggggaggtgtccaaggagatgggggtgtaTGATATTGTGGTCAAGGCGGATCAGGAGGCGATCAGTGAGTGTATGAAGTTTGACAAGCAGGCTATCATGGGGTAG